The Filimonas lacunae genomic sequence CCTACCAATACTGCGAACAGCGAAACCATCCTGGCTGCCGTATTTGACGCCAACAGAGGACAAGGCAACATGTTAACCCGCTATACCCTTCACGGCAAGCTACAGGCCAAATACGGTCTTAACTTTGCGCCTAGTAACGCCATGTGTACTACTCCTGAATTCCTGGACCTGTTTAACCTTTCCGGTGATGCAAGAGATACCACCTGGGTTTCTGGCTTACAATATGATTTTGCAGGTAAGGCAATTATGGCAGACAATACCAATCAATTGAAGCTGACCCGCGAAATTGTACTCACAGATGCTTCCAGCATGAACGTAGGACCAGAAATAAACGGAGTATCCTGTGGTGCGCGTTCTGTTAAGTTCTATCCCGATCCTAACGCAGTAAACCGTAACCAGAATAATGATATTCCCATCCTGCGTTTAGCAGATGTGTACCTGATGCAGGCAGAAGCTATTTTAAGAAGCAATGGGGATGCAGCCACAGCCGTTTCTTTCTTCAACAAAGTACGTGCAAGAGCCAAAGCGCCACAGGTTAACAGTATTACACTGAACGATATCCTGGATGAACGTGGTAGGGAACTGGCATGGGAATGCTGGCGCCGTAACGATCTGATCCGTTTTGGAAAATGGGAAGGCGCATGGGGTTTTAAAACAGGTAATGAATCTATCAACCTGCGTATTTTCCCGATACCAGCAACTGAAATGGTATTAAACCCTAACCTGGTTCAAAATCCTGGTTACAACTAATAGTTTTTAGGTTTCCATCAAATACATAACCTGGTCCATAGTGTAACAGCTATGGACCAGCTCTTTTAAATGCAGTTATCATGAAGCGCAGAGATTTTTTCAGAAACACAGCCTTAACCGCATTAGGCACCACCTTACTACCGCCTTTGCACGCACGCAGCGAAAGCCTTACTACCTTCCTGGAAAGTGAACAGGTATCGCCACGCGCAGCATTAGACAATAACTTTCCGCTCAACTTCCTGGCCATTGGCGACTGGGGGCGTAATGGAGCCGATCATCAGTTACATGTGGCCAAACAAATGGGCCAATGGGCAACAGCACATCCGAACAATTTCATTATCTCCACCGGTGATAACTTTTATCCAAGTGGCATAGTCAGTGAGCATGATCCGCTTTGGCATTATTCGTTTGAAAACATTTATACCGATTTTGCTTTGCAGTGGGACTGGTATCCTATCCTGGGCAACCACGATTATAAATCAGATCCGGATGCACAGGTACGTTACAGCCAGATAAGCCGCCGCTGGAAAATGCCGGCAAGATATTATTCCAAAGAAATAGCACTGGGTAATAACGGCGATAAAGTATTGCTGTTGTTTATTGATACCAACCCCATGATACCGGAGTTTTATTCCAATAGCGAATATGGTCCACATGTAGCAGGACAGCAACCAGAGAAACAACTGGTGTGGATAGAACAAACACTACAATCCGCATCCCCGGCAGTGAAATGGAAAATAGTAGTGGGACATCACCCCATGTATACAGCCGGGCCACGTACCACCAACTACGATACACTGGGCATTAGAAAAGTGCTGGAAAATATTTTAGAAAAGCACAAGGTAGATGTGTATTTATCCGGACATGATCATTCGTTACAGCATTTAAAAACAAGTGGCTATACCCATCATTTTATTTCCGGTGCGGGATCAGAAGTAACACCTGTAAAAACAGGATTACCCTATAGCAGGTTTCAGGCAGCCGATTATGGATTTATGTATTTTTCTGTTAACAATACCGCATTACAGGTTCAAACGGTGAACCATGAGGGTACTGTTATTTACCAGACCATTATAACCAGATAACTCCCCAGGCGCTGTGATAGCAGCATGTTATTGCAGCGCCATCCACAAAAACCACAAGGTCCAGGCTACCAGGGCAGCAAACAGGGTATTGATAAAATTCACCAGGTTATTGCCAATAATATGTTTACGTTCCCATACAGCCCCCACAACCGAATCAGCCAGGTTACCAGCCACACCTGCCAAAGCCACAAACCACGCTCTTTCGGCTGCGCCACCGGGCAACACAAATAGCAACCCCATGAATAAAGCGCCGGCAATTCCAATAACAGTGCCTTCCCTGCTTACTACTCCATCCAGCCCTTTTATATCCGGCTGCCAGGTAATGATATTATAAAAACGCCGGCCATATACCATGCCCAGTTCAGAAGATAAAGTATCGGCAGTGGCCGAAGCCAGGCTACCCGCCATCATAAACTGGTACATTGCCGCATGCTTTGCATCCAGCAATGCCAGCAGGCCGCATAAAGCAGCTACACCGCCATTAGCCAGCACCTGACCGGTGTTACGCCTTTCGGCAGGCAACACGCCTTCTACCACCACCAGTTTCTTTTCTTTCTTCCACGAGGTAGCCAGTGTGCCCAGTACAAAAAACACCACCAGCATTACTAAACCAGTGTAACCACCGCCGGCAAACACCAGCATGCCCACACATCCGCCGGTAAGGGCTGCCCTTAAGGTCAGCTTTCTTTTTATGACACTCACCACCATCCCCAATACCAGCAACACACTTACCGCTATCCAATGTATCATTAGTTATTCCAGTTAATTTCCTTCACCCCTTCTGCGCTTTGAAACTCGCTGATAAGGGTGCTCAGTTCTTCTTTTGAAATATGTTTAAATTTAAAGGAAACCAGGTGCCCTTCTTCTGTATTGGTAATAGTACAATTAGCAATATCCACGTCTTTCCGTTGCATAATCTCTTTTACAATAGCAGCGGCATACTCCTGTTTCGCAGCTACAATATTAATACCCTTTTGAATAAAGCGTGCCGAAATACGCTTTTCAAACGGCTGCAACACCCATAATATAATCAGTGCCAGCACCGTAGTGAGCAGGGCGGCAAAATACATTCCCCCACCGGTGGCCAGCCCAATAGCAGCAACCGTCCACAAACCCGAGGCCGTGGTGAGCCCACGAATAATACCTTGTTTTAAAAAGAGAATGGTGCCGGCGCCGATAAAGCCAATGCCGCTTATCACCTGGGCAGCTATACGGGAAGGATCTAACTCCACATGCGGTGTTCCCAATATATCAGCAAAACCGTAAGCGCTTACTATCATGGTTAACGAAGCCCCTACACAAACCATCATATGGGTGCGCAGGCCGGCGGCCCAGTCCTTCCGCTCACGTTCCAGCCCAATGGCCCCGCCCAGCATTGCTGCCAGTCCCAGGCGTAATGCTACTTCCGTCCACACAATCATCATAGGCACTGCATTTAAGAGTGAACAATAACAGTAAATTTACGCAATACCTGCCAAACAAAAGGCCCTGCAAAACATTGCAGGGCCGTGTCATAAATGAGGGTGAAACCTTTTGACTATTTCAGGTTGTAAATAACACCCAGCTTATCTACTTCATCACCACCGTTACCAAAGAACCCGGTAATTTTATAACCTGTTGGCGCAGTATAGGTTACCACATCTGTA encodes the following:
- a CDS encoding purple acid phosphatase family protein, whose product is MKRRDFFRNTALTALGTTLLPPLHARSESLTTFLESEQVSPRAALDNNFPLNFLAIGDWGRNGADHQLHVAKQMGQWATAHPNNFIISTGDNFYPSGIVSEHDPLWHYSFENIYTDFALQWDWYPILGNHDYKSDPDAQVRYSQISRRWKMPARYYSKEIALGNNGDKVLLLFIDTNPMIPEFYSNSEYGPHVAGQQPEKQLVWIEQTLQSASPAVKWKIVVGHHPMYTAGPRTTNYDTLGIRKVLENILEKHKVDVYLSGHDHSLQHLKTSGYTHHFISGAGSEVTPVKTGLPYSRFQAADYGFMYFSVNNTALQVQTVNHEGTVIYQTIITR
- a CDS encoding DUF92 domain-containing protein encodes the protein MIHWIAVSVLLVLGMVVSVIKRKLTLRAALTGGCVGMLVFAGGGYTGLVMLVVFFVLGTLATSWKKEKKLVVVEGVLPAERRNTGQVLANGGVAALCGLLALLDAKHAAMYQFMMAGSLASATADTLSSELGMVYGRRFYNIITWQPDIKGLDGVVSREGTVIGIAGALFMGLLFVLPGGAAERAWFVALAGVAGNLADSVVGAVWERKHIIGNNLVNFINTLFAALVAWTLWFLWMALQ
- a CDS encoding MgtC/SapB family protein, yielding MMIVWTEVALRLGLAAMLGGAIGLERERKDWAAGLRTHMMVCVGASLTMIVSAYGFADILGTPHVELDPSRIAAQVISGIGFIGAGTILFLKQGIIRGLTTASGLWTVAAIGLATGGGMYFAALLTTVLALIILWVLQPFEKRISARFIQKGINIVAAKQEYAAAIVKEIMQRKDVDIANCTITNTEEGHLVSFKFKHISKEELSTLISEFQSAEGVKEINWNN